A window from Oceanidesulfovibrio indonesiensis encodes these proteins:
- a CDS encoding branched-chain amino acid ABC transporter permease — protein sequence MLESIIQNILNALQWGSFYSLIALGYCLVYGVLLLINFAHGDIFMVGAYIAFFVATFFLAAVGLPGWAVIALCVPLTMALTALVGVTLERVAYRPLRRKGAHRLYVVITALMCGLILENGNLALLGASRRLFPTLVETQVFNIGGIAVTNLKIAVILVAILSFVFLETVVSKTKMGMAMRAISYDKFAIPLMGIAPDKVVVFTFILGSSFAGLAGLMFAMSYPVLDPYMGALIGWKAFIAAVVGGIGSVRGAFAGGFLLGFVEIMVVAFFPSTYRDLIAFTILLVILTYKPTGLFGVARFQKI from the coding sequence GTGCTTGAGTCGATAATTCAGAATATTCTCAACGCGTTGCAATGGGGAAGCTTTTACTCGCTCATTGCGTTGGGCTATTGTCTCGTCTACGGCGTGCTGCTGCTCATCAACTTCGCGCACGGCGATATTTTCATGGTGGGCGCGTACATCGCCTTTTTCGTGGCCACGTTCTTTCTGGCGGCCGTCGGGCTGCCGGGCTGGGCCGTCATCGCTCTGTGCGTGCCGCTGACAATGGCGCTGACCGCTCTCGTGGGCGTGACTCTGGAACGGGTGGCCTACCGACCATTGCGACGAAAAGGGGCGCACCGGCTCTACGTGGTCATCACCGCGTTGATGTGCGGCCTTATCCTGGAAAACGGCAACCTCGCGCTGCTGGGCGCCAGCCGCCGTCTGTTCCCCACGCTGGTCGAAACGCAGGTCTTCAACATCGGCGGCATCGCTGTCACGAACCTGAAGATCGCGGTCATCCTCGTGGCAATCCTGTCCTTCGTGTTCCTGGAGACCGTGGTTTCCAAGACCAAGATGGGCATGGCCATGCGCGCCATCTCCTATGACAAGTTCGCCATTCCGCTCATGGGCATCGCCCCGGACAAGGTGGTGGTCTTCACATTCATCCTCGGGTCGTCGTTCGCGGGCCTGGCCGGGCTCATGTTCGCCATGAGCTACCCGGTGCTCGACCCGTACATGGGCGCGCTCATCGGCTGGAAGGCGTTCATCGCCGCCGTGGTTGGGGGCATCGGCTCAGTTCGCGGAGCCTTTGCCGGGGGCTTTCTGCTCGGTTTCGTGGAAATCATGGTTGTGGCGTTCTTCCCGTCCACGTACCGGGACCTCATCGCCTTCACGATCCTGCTGGTGATCCTCACGTACAAACCGACGGGGCTCTTTGGCGTGGCCCGGTTCCAGAAAATTTAG
- a CDS encoding peptidylprolyl isomerase has protein sequence MVTLHTSKGDIVIELYRDKAPKTTENFLEYVRSGHYDGTIFHRVIDGFMIQGGGMDAEMKERATREPVENEADNGVKNEAYTVAMARTQDPHSATSQFFINVADNQFLNHKSKSPQGWGYAAFGRVVEGQDVVDEIKQVPTGRKGFHDDVPTSPVIIESAEVTGEDSCE, from the coding sequence ATGGTCACTTTGCATACCAGCAAGGGCGACATAGTCATCGAACTCTATCGGGACAAAGCTCCCAAGACCACCGAGAACTTTCTGGAGTACGTGCGCAGCGGACACTATGACGGCACGATATTCCATCGCGTCATCGACGGCTTTATGATCCAGGGCGGCGGCATGGACGCCGAGATGAAAGAGCGCGCGACCCGCGAGCCCGTCGAGAACGAAGCGGACAACGGCGTGAAGAACGAAGCGTACACTGTGGCCATGGCGCGCACGCAGGATCCACACTCGGCCACGTCGCAGTTCTTCATCAACGTTGCGGACAACCAGTTCCTGAACCACAAGAGCAAGTCTCCACAGGGCTGGGGCTATGCGGCGTTCGGCAGGGTGGTGGAAGGCCAGGACGTGGTGGATGAGATCAAGCAGGTGCCCACAGGCCGCAAAGGATTCCATGACGACGTGCCCACCTCTCCGGTGATTATTGAGAGCGCTGAGGTGACAGGCGAGGACTCCTGCGAGTAA
- a CDS encoding ABC transporter substrate-binding protein, with product MKKILFALLASVLLFSGVAHAETIKIGFNIPLTGDIPDVGESSKQAAEMLLKKVNDAGGIEVGGATYTLQFVYEDNESKAESALSATRKLITQDKVLGIIGPQSSKQAVPAGEAADDLETPMISPWSTNPDTTLDRPFVFRGCFLDPFQGPVVVNFASEEFGATKAAVLYDIASDYPKGLAEVFKAAWEDKHGAGSVVAFETFTTKDVDFSAQLTNITKSGAEVLFVPQYYNEVPLIVKQAKSLGWDKPIIGADAWAGGDLMSLCGDDCKGYFFSTHYAAAGAEGATKEFIDEYTAIYGKTPDDVAALTWDSTNLMLEAIKMTGGLTGDIDEDRIKIKDALGTVTDFEGITGTMTFTPEGDPIKCAVVVKIDDAGEFSFYKQVCP from the coding sequence ATGAAGAAGATTCTGTTCGCGCTTCTGGCCAGTGTTCTGCTGTTCTCCGGCGTGGCCCACGCGGAGACCATCAAGATCGGATTCAACATTCCGCTGACCGGAGACATTCCGGACGTGGGCGAGTCTTCCAAACAGGCGGCTGAGATGCTGCTCAAGAAGGTCAATGATGCTGGTGGCATCGAGGTGGGTGGCGCCACGTACACCCTTCAGTTCGTGTACGAGGACAACGAGTCCAAGGCCGAATCCGCGCTTTCCGCGACCCGCAAGCTCATCACCCAGGACAAGGTGCTGGGCATCATCGGGCCGCAGTCTTCCAAGCAGGCCGTGCCTGCCGGCGAGGCTGCCGACGACCTGGAGACTCCGATGATCTCCCCGTGGTCCACCAACCCGGACACCACGCTGGATCGCCCCTTCGTGTTCCGCGGCTGCTTCCTGGATCCCTTCCAGGGCCCTGTCGTAGTGAACTTCGCCAGCGAAGAGTTTGGCGCCACCAAGGCCGCCGTGCTGTACGACATCGCCAGCGACTACCCCAAGGGCCTCGCAGAGGTCTTCAAGGCCGCCTGGGAAGACAAACACGGCGCCGGTTCCGTGGTCGCTTTCGAGACCTTCACCACCAAGGACGTGGACTTCAGCGCGCAGTTGACCAACATCACCAAATCCGGGGCTGAGGTGCTCTTCGTGCCTCAGTATTACAACGAGGTCCCGCTCATCGTGAAGCAGGCCAAGAGCCTGGGTTGGGACAAGCCGATCATCGGCGCCGACGCCTGGGCCGGCGGGGACCTGATGAGCCTGTGCGGCGACGACTGCAAAGGCTACTTCTTCTCCACGCACTACGCCGCTGCCGGGGCCGAAGGTGCAACCAAGGAGTTCATCGATGAGTACACGGCGATTTACGGAAAAACCCCTGACGACGTAGCCGCGCTGACCTGGGATTCCACCAACCTGATGCTCGAGGCGATCAAGATGACCGGCGGCCTGACCGGCGACATCGACGAGGACCGCATCAAGATCAAGGACGCCCTGGGCACGGTCACGGACTTCGAGGGCATCACCGGCACCATGACCTTCACCCCCGAGGGCGATCCCATCAAGTGCGCCGTGGTCGTGAAGATCGATGATGCTGGCGAGTTCAGCTTCTACAAGCAGGTTTGTCCGTAG
- a CDS encoding ABC transporter ATP-binding protein, which produces MLLEIENLKVRYGTIEALHGVSFSVDTGEIVALLGANGAGKTTTLHSIMRLPPPEAPKVVEGDIRFRGQSILTTEPYDVVRKMNMNLVPEGRHIFGNLTVYENLWIATTARTDGQENIDKDFERVFSLFPRLAERRRQQSESLSGGEQQMLAVGRALMSKCDVILLDEPSMGLAPLLMYELFRTLKQLNEEGMTILVVEQNARVALQFAHRGYVLDTGQIVAEGPSDKLMEDPEVKKAYLGG; this is translated from the coding sequence ATGCTGCTCGAAATCGAAAATCTCAAGGTCCGCTACGGCACTATCGAGGCCCTGCACGGCGTTTCCTTCTCCGTGGACACAGGCGAGATCGTCGCGCTCCTGGGGGCGAACGGCGCCGGCAAGACCACCACGCTCCATTCCATCATGCGGCTGCCCCCGCCGGAAGCGCCCAAGGTAGTGGAAGGGGACATCCGCTTCCGCGGCCAGTCCATCCTCACCACGGAGCCGTACGACGTGGTCCGCAAGATGAACATGAACCTCGTGCCCGAGGGCCGGCACATCTTCGGCAACCTCACGGTCTACGAGAACCTGTGGATCGCCACCACAGCCCGAACCGACGGTCAGGAGAACATCGACAAGGACTTCGAACGGGTCTTCTCGCTGTTCCCCAGGCTGGCCGAGCGCAGACGCCAGCAGAGCGAATCGCTCTCCGGCGGCGAACAGCAGATGCTCGCAGTGGGCAGGGCGCTCATGTCCAAGTGCGACGTGATCCTGCTCGACGAGCCGTCCATGGGCCTCGCGCCGCTGCTCATGTACGAGTTGTTCCGCACCCTCAAACAACTCAACGAAGAGGGCATGACCATCCTTGTGGTGGAGCAGAACGCCCGCGTCGCGCTCCAGTTCGCGCATCGCGGCTATGTGCTGGACACAGGCCAGATCGTGGCCGAAGGCCCGTCCGACAAGCTCATGGAAGATCCCGAGGTGAAGAAGGCCTACCTCGGCGGCTAG
- the pabB gene encoding aminodeoxychorismate synthase component I, protein METIIAHSNAEVQAGLACVEEAAANGLRAAVMLAYEAAPAFDPAFRVHDPGDFPLLWAAIYEDESAKGAPAAGPYTLGEWSRAVSQEEHARAVGAVREYIRQGETYQVNYTMPFTSPFEGDCSAWYADVASRAGVGYPAYLDMGRHAVLCFSPELFFRRSGSVLDVRPMKGTMARGRWTEEDETRRAELAACPKNRAENVMIVDLLRNDLGRIAEPGSVRPHRLHNIEQYPTVFQMTSSVDARLRDGVGLPEIMTALFPCGSVTGAPKVRTMEIIRELEAGPRLAYCGAMGLVGPGRAATFCVPIRTVVVDKEAGQARFCAGGGIVWDSAEDDEHEECLEKMRFLRESPPEFDLLETMLYEQRGGQGAWFLLDGHLARLEASARHFGFPYDGQAVQDALATAVSGCAEGFHKVRLLASDTGGVRVEIARLAEDSVGPPAMREATPPDAATCRTVRIAFADEPELRVSSADPFLCHKTTNRGVYSRALEAWPDCDDVVLANERGEVTEACQANVVARIKGELVTPPRESGLLNGVFRQYLLDAGSVVERPLTLADLAAADEVWLVNSVRGWQLVKEGVGGSSGDI, encoded by the coding sequence GTGGAAACGATCATTGCGCACAGCAACGCCGAGGTGCAGGCCGGCCTTGCCTGCGTGGAGGAGGCTGCTGCGAACGGATTGCGCGCCGCGGTGATGCTTGCCTACGAGGCCGCGCCTGCGTTCGATCCGGCGTTCCGGGTTCACGATCCGGGAGATTTTCCGCTGCTCTGGGCTGCCATATATGAGGATGAATCTGCAAAGGGTGCGCCCGCGGCCGGACCGTACACCCTGGGGGAGTGGAGCCGGGCCGTGAGCCAGGAGGAGCATGCCCGGGCCGTGGGGGCAGTGCGCGAGTATATCCGCCAGGGCGAGACCTATCAGGTGAACTACACCATGCCGTTTACGTCGCCGTTCGAAGGCGATTGTTCGGCCTGGTATGCGGATGTGGCCTCCCGCGCCGGCGTGGGCTATCCGGCGTATCTGGATATGGGCCGCCACGCCGTGCTCTGCTTTTCGCCCGAGCTGTTTTTCCGGCGCAGCGGGTCTGTGCTCGACGTCCGCCCCATGAAGGGCACCATGGCCCGAGGGCGCTGGACCGAGGAGGACGAAACCCGCCGCGCGGAGCTGGCGGCCTGCCCGAAAAATCGCGCCGAGAACGTGATGATCGTGGACCTGTTGCGCAACGATCTGGGACGCATCGCCGAGCCAGGCAGCGTGCGGCCGCACAGGCTCCACAATATAGAGCAGTACCCCACGGTGTTCCAGATGACGTCCAGCGTGGACGCCAGGCTGCGCGACGGGGTTGGGCTGCCGGAGATCATGACCGCGCTGTTCCCGTGCGGGTCCGTGACTGGCGCGCCCAAGGTACGGACCATGGAGATCATTCGCGAACTGGAGGCCGGGCCGCGGCTGGCGTACTGCGGGGCCATGGGCCTGGTGGGGCCGGGCCGGGCCGCGACCTTTTGCGTGCCCATACGCACCGTGGTGGTGGACAAGGAGGCTGGACAGGCGCGGTTCTGCGCAGGCGGCGGCATTGTCTGGGATTCCGCCGAGGACGACGAGCACGAGGAATGCCTGGAGAAGATGCGCTTCCTGCGAGAATCCCCACCCGAGTTCGATCTGCTGGAAACCATGCTCTACGAGCAGCGCGGAGGGCAGGGCGCGTGGTTCCTGCTCGATGGGCATCTGGCCCGGCTTGAGGCGTCGGCCCGACACTTCGGCTTCCCGTATGATGGCCAGGCTGTTCAGGATGCGCTTGCAACGGCTGTGTCCGGATGCGCGGAAGGGTTCCACAAGGTTCGGCTGCTTGCATCCGATACGGGCGGGGTGCGCGTGGAAATTGCCCGGCTCGCGGAAGATAGCGTGGGACCGCCGGCAATGCGCGAAGCTACGCCGCCTGACGCGGCAACGTGCCGTACGGTGCGGATCGCCTTCGCCGATGAACCCGAGTTGCGAGTGAGCAGCGCCGACCCATTCCTGTGCCACAAGACCACGAATCGCGGCGTGTACAGCCGGGCGCTGGAGGCATGGCCCGACTGCGACGACGTGGTTCTTGCAAACGAGCGCGGCGAGGTGACCGAGGCGTGCCAGGCCAACGTGGTGGCGCGCATCAAGGGGGAACTGGTGACGCCGCCGAGGGAGAGCGGACTGCTGAACGGCGTGTTCCGCCAGTATCTTCTGGATGCGGGAAGCGTGGTCGAGCGTCCCCTCACCCTGGCCGACCTGGCTGCAGCGGACGAGGTCTGGCTCGTCAACTCCGTGCGCGGCTGGCAGTTGGTGAAGGAGGGGGTTGGAGGGTCATCCGGAGATATTTGA
- a CDS encoding branched-chain amino acid ABC transporter permease → MQKFAVPIFVGLLFGFFVVTAATGAMNLYWQSVFMFMGINIILAVSLNIINGYMGEFACGHAGFMAVGAYVSSLLSVMLFAKDKVFGEALLNPDLALVLFPVVLLVGALVAAVTGLIVAIPSFKTRGDYLAIITIAANYIVKSTIENIDAIGGARGFMGMSRVTKAMEKTVDLPWMTIWVFIGTIFTIWIVWRFISSTYGKGIIAICQDEIAAEIMSVNTNKMKIVAFMLSSGLAGLAGGLFAHVLGYVNPGSFTILKSTEVMVMVYLGGMGSLSGSVMSAILFTLLLEALRPLQIIKWVVIPLMLVLLMHMRPEGIMGNRELTDVFPRLKKFVSFKK, encoded by the coding sequence ATGCAGAAATTCGCTGTCCCCATCTTTGTCGGCCTTCTGTTCGGCTTTTTCGTGGTCACCGCCGCGACCGGCGCGATGAACCTGTACTGGCAGTCGGTGTTCATGTTCATGGGCATCAACATCATCCTGGCTGTCAGCCTGAACATCATCAATGGCTACATGGGCGAGTTCGCGTGCGGCCACGCCGGCTTCATGGCCGTAGGCGCGTATGTCTCCTCGCTGCTGTCGGTGATGCTGTTCGCCAAGGACAAAGTCTTCGGCGAGGCGTTGCTCAACCCGGATCTGGCGCTGGTGCTGTTCCCGGTTGTGCTGCTGGTGGGCGCGCTCGTGGCAGCCGTCACCGGCCTCATCGTCGCCATACCGTCTTTCAAGACCCGTGGCGATTATCTGGCCATCATCACCATCGCAGCCAACTACATCGTCAAGTCGACCATCGAGAATATCGACGCCATCGGCGGTGCGCGCGGCTTCATGGGCATGAGCCGAGTGACCAAAGCCATGGAGAAGACCGTGGACCTGCCCTGGATGACGATCTGGGTGTTCATCGGCACGATCTTCACCATCTGGATCGTCTGGCGGTTCATCTCCTCCACGTACGGCAAGGGCATCATCGCCATCTGCCAGGACGAGATAGCCGCCGAGATCATGAGCGTGAACACGAACAAGATGAAGATCGTCGCGTTCATGCTGTCCTCGGGCCTGGCCGGTCTGGCCGGCGGACTGTTCGCCCACGTGCTGGGCTATGTGAACCCCGGCTCCTTCACCATTCTCAAATCCACCGAGGTCATGGTGATGGTCTACCTTGGCGGCATGGGCTCACTCTCAGGTTCGGTGATGAGCGCCATCCTGTTCACGTTGCTGCTGGAGGCGCTCCGGCCGTTGCAGATCATCAAGTGGGTGGTCATTCCCCTGATGCTGGTGCTGCTCATGCACATGCGGCCCGAGGGAATCATGGGCAACCGTGAGCTGACGGACGTATTCCCGCGGCTCAAGAAATTCGTCTCCTTCAAGAAGTGA
- a CDS encoding WbuC family cupin fold metalloprotein — MPAKRINPFATISGHQRWATVDATLIREKAADAAANPRRRDIHILHQGDPDPLQRMINAIQPGTYVQPHRHLHPPKAETFIVLAGRAGFILLNDEDPADLDRAGYVILDHSRGAFVVDIRPGTWHGLVCLAPDTVLFEVKNGPYAPHSDKDFAPWAPEPGTQEAADFVQELERRFSNISG, encoded by the coding sequence ATGCCCGCCAAACGCATCAACCCGTTCGCCACCATTTCCGGCCACCAGCGTTGGGCTACGGTGGACGCCACCCTGATCCGCGAGAAGGCTGCGGACGCCGCCGCCAACCCGCGCCGCCGGGATATCCATATACTCCACCAGGGCGACCCGGACCCGCTGCAACGGATGATCAACGCCATACAGCCCGGCACCTATGTGCAACCGCACCGCCACCTGCACCCGCCCAAGGCCGAGACCTTCATCGTGCTCGCCGGCCGGGCCGGATTCATCCTCTTGAATGACGAAGACCCAGCGGACCTGGACCGCGCCGGATACGTGATCCTCGACCACAGCCGCGGCGCGTTCGTCGTGGATATCCGGCCCGGCACCTGGCACGGACTGGTCTGCCTGGCGCCGGACACCGTGCTCTTCGAGGTGAAGAACGGCCCCTACGCGCCGCACTCGGACAAGGACTTCGCCCCCTGGGCGCCCGAACCCGGGACGCAGGAGGCAGCGGATTTCGTGCAGGAACTGGAGAGGCGGTTTTCAAATATCTCCGGATGA
- a CDS encoding TlpA family protein disulfide reductase encodes MRALHPSTLWPLAVSALLFVALAALPARAASLADEEKVLDEGMELADIQLAGTNEQYAEYLGIPAGQPFALSDIEADYLLIQVFSMYCPHCQREAPHMKALHERLLTSDHAGALKIIGLGVGNSEYEVGFFRDEYDLAFPLLPDPDYAAYDHVGAVGTPFYALVDLKDEGGHPVLFTQEGTFEDEDAFYELLMEKAGLK; translated from the coding sequence ATGCGCGCGCTGCACCCCTCCACACTTTGGCCACTGGCCGTGTCGGCGCTGCTTTTTGTAGCTCTCGCCGCCCTGCCCGCACGAGCCGCATCGCTCGCAGACGAAGAAAAGGTCCTCGACGAAGGAATGGAGCTCGCTGACATCCAGCTTGCGGGAACGAATGAACAGTATGCCGAGTACCTCGGCATTCCAGCTGGGCAGCCGTTCGCCCTTTCGGACATCGAGGCCGACTACCTGCTCATCCAGGTCTTTTCCATGTATTGCCCGCACTGCCAGCGCGAAGCTCCGCATATGAAGGCGCTGCATGAACGGCTTCTGACATCCGATCACGCCGGCGCGCTCAAAATCATCGGCCTCGGCGTGGGCAACTCCGAATACGAGGTGGGCTTCTTCCGCGACGAGTACGACCTCGCCTTTCCCCTGCTGCCGGATCCGGACTACGCTGCATACGATCACGTAGGCGCTGTCGGCACGCCTTTCTACGCGCTGGTGGACCTGAAGGATGAAGGCGGCCACCCCGTGCTGTTCACGCAGGAAGGCACTTTCGAGGATGAAGATGCGTTCTATGAACTGCTGATGGAGAAGGCCGGATTGAAGTAA
- a CDS encoding M48 family metallopeptidase gives MQIRSMITRYGCLVALALLLVAAGCAVAPYTGRSQLMLVSPQQELALGNQAAEQVLQKERVVRAGPQVEEVKAIGRRIATVTGRQDFDWQFFVVDDSETVNAFALPGGKVFVYTGLLQAARSRDEVAAVIAHEIGHVLARHGGERVSNVLAAQMGQQAAMAALGDMSPTATQAANVAFGLGAQYGYILPFSRKQEYEADYIGLITMAQAGYDPRAAVSFWQTMMQRGKAKPSEYLSTHPSDQNRIAELQRFMPEAMQYYYRAGGR, from the coding sequence ATGCAGATTCGTTCCATGATCACACGATATGGTTGCCTCGTTGCTCTCGCCCTGCTGCTCGTGGCGGCCGGATGCGCCGTGGCGCCGTACACGGGACGCAGCCAGCTCATGCTCGTCTCGCCGCAGCAGGAGCTCGCCCTCGGCAACCAGGCCGCCGAGCAGGTGCTGCAGAAAGAGCGCGTGGTGCGCGCCGGTCCGCAGGTGGAGGAGGTCAAAGCCATCGGCCGGCGTATCGCCACGGTCACGGGGCGGCAGGATTTCGACTGGCAGTTCTTCGTGGTGGACGATTCGGAAACGGTCAACGCCTTCGCCCTGCCGGGCGGCAAGGTCTTCGTCTACACAGGGTTGCTGCAGGCGGCGCGCAGCCGGGATGAGGTCGCAGCGGTCATCGCCCACGAGATCGGCCATGTCCTGGCGCGCCACGGCGGCGAGCGTGTGTCCAATGTCCTGGCCGCGCAGATGGGCCAGCAGGCTGCCATGGCCGCCCTGGGCGACATGTCCCCAACGGCCACGCAGGCTGCCAACGTCGCGTTCGGCCTTGGCGCGCAGTACGGCTACATCCTGCCCTTCAGCCGAAAGCAGGAGTACGAGGCCGACTACATCGGTCTCATTACCATGGCCCAGGCCGGGTACGACCCGCGCGCCGCCGTGAGCTTCTGGCAGACCATGATGCAGCGCGGCAAGGCCAAGCCGTCGGAGTACCTCTCCACGCACCCGTCGGACCAGAACCGCATTGCCGAGTTGCAGCGCTTCATGCCCGAGGCCATGCAGTACTACTATAGAGCAGGGGGCAGGTGA
- a CDS encoding methyl-accepting chemotaxis protein, protein MLRRFSIRVRILFVIGLMVIFVIGVTLAFLANSNTIREISLEEINDLMLEGQKQKLQVATNSLAVALGQTLQGVPPHERIDIIKKLTADIRFEDDESGYYFVYQGTTALSVPAKTSVEGEDLSGSTDANNVYYVRELAKRAEQGGGFVRYVFLKPGAGDQPKLAYSEMIPGTDMWIGTGVYIDNIDAAKQQVSARIKDVVAANVMRIVGVLAAIFVILVLPLALLISRSISTPLANATAAAGQIARGNFDVDLSAAGRDEVAELETALTSMAATLRRNIAEIEAKSAEAEDKARAAETAKAEAEKARQQAESAKSEGMLHAAERLDEVVRNIFAASEEISAHADEINSGTEHQRQRIEATATAMEEMNATVLEVARNASDAAQQGEGVKSKAQDGADVVRGSIAAMDATRRQAGALQESMKELEAQASSIGQIMNVITDIADQTNLLALNAAIEAARAGEAGRGFAVVADEVRKLAEKTMTATKEVGDSISAIQRVADDNVRAMDTAVSELEKATDQSHRSGEALGEIVSGTEESAEQIRSIATAAEEQSAASDEINQSIDEISNIAAETARGVAETTQALSQLASQASVLQNLIEELKADAGR, encoded by the coding sequence ATGCTCCGACGCTTTTCCATCCGTGTACGCATTCTGTTTGTTATCGGACTCATGGTGATCTTCGTCATCGGGGTCACTCTGGCCTTCCTCGCCAACTCCAACACCATCCGCGAGATCAGTCTCGAAGAAATCAACGATCTGATGCTTGAAGGGCAGAAGCAGAAGCTCCAGGTGGCCACGAACTCCCTGGCAGTGGCTCTGGGGCAGACGCTGCAGGGCGTCCCGCCGCACGAACGCATCGATATCATCAAAAAACTCACGGCGGATATCCGTTTCGAAGACGACGAGTCCGGCTACTACTTCGTGTACCAGGGAACCACGGCCCTGTCCGTTCCGGCAAAGACTTCCGTGGAGGGCGAGGACCTGAGCGGCTCAACGGACGCCAACAATGTCTATTACGTGCGCGAACTGGCCAAACGCGCCGAGCAGGGAGGCGGGTTCGTCCGGTACGTATTCCTGAAGCCCGGAGCCGGCGACCAGCCAAAGCTCGCCTACTCCGAGATGATTCCCGGCACGGACATGTGGATCGGCACCGGCGTATACATTGACAACATCGACGCGGCAAAGCAGCAGGTGAGCGCGCGCATCAAGGATGTCGTGGCTGCGAACGTCATGCGGATCGTGGGTGTGCTCGCGGCCATCTTCGTCATCCTCGTGCTGCCGCTGGCCCTGCTCATCTCGCGCAGCATCAGCACCCCCCTGGCAAACGCCACGGCCGCCGCCGGACAGATAGCCCGTGGCAACTTCGACGTGGACCTTTCCGCCGCGGGGCGTGACGAGGTGGCCGAACTCGAGACGGCTCTGACCAGTATGGCCGCCACCCTGCGCAGGAACATCGCCGAAATCGAAGCCAAATCGGCCGAGGCCGAGGACAAAGCCCGCGCCGCCGAAACAGCCAAGGCCGAAGCCGAGAAAGCCCGGCAGCAGGCCGAGTCCGCCAAGTCCGAAGGAATGCTCCACGCCGCCGAACGCCTGGACGAAGTGGTCCGCAACATCTTTGCCGCCAGCGAGGAAATCTCGGCACATGCCGACGAGATCAACTCCGGCACCGAGCACCAGCGCCAGCGCATCGAAGCCACAGCCACGGCCATGGAGGAAATGAACGCCACGGTGCTGGAGGTGGCCCGCAACGCCTCCGACGCCGCCCAGCAGGGCGAAGGCGTGAAAAGCAAGGCTCAGGACGGCGCAGACGTGGTGCGCGGCTCCATCGCGGCCATGGACGCTACTCGTAGGCAGGCCGGCGCTTTGCAGGAATCCATGAAGGAGCTGGAAGCGCAGGCCTCGTCAATCGGCCAGATCATGAACGTGATCACGGACATCGCCGACCAGACGAACCTGCTGGCGCTGAACGCGGCCATCGAGGCGGCGCGCGCTGGCGAGGCGGGCCGGGGATTCGCCGTGGTGGCCGACGAGGTGCGCAAGCTGGCCGAGAAGACCATGACCGCCACCAAGGAGGTGGGCGACTCCATATCCGCAATCCAGCGCGTCGCGGACGATAACGTCCGCGCCATGGACACGGCAGTGTCCGAACTGGAAAAAGCCACCGACCAGTCCCACCGCTCCGGCGAGGCGCTTGGGGAAATCGTAAGCGGCACCGAGGAAAGCGCCGAGCAGATTCGCTCCATCGCCACGGCCGCGGAGGAGCAGTCCGCCGCCTCGGACGAGATCAACCAGTCCATCGATGAGATCAGCAACATCGCTGCGGAAACGGCGCGCGGCGTGGCCGAGACCACGCAGGCCCTCTCGCAGCTGGCGTCGCAGGCATCCGTCCTGCAGAACCTCATCGAGGAGCTGAAGGCCGACGCGGGACGGTGA